A genome region from Coffea arabica cultivar ET-39 chromosome 7e, Coffea Arabica ET-39 HiFi, whole genome shotgun sequence includes the following:
- the LOC113700905 gene encoding protein FAR1-RELATED SEQUENCE 5-like — MEEALCPKIGMEFQSEDEAYNFYNKYELVVGFSVRKDYLNKDNDGVVTSKRNILETIMGKEAGGLGNIGYTRDDLKCYLRTKRERGLKYGETGAMLRYFEEQKLENPSFFHAEQLDCEEQITNIFWIDASMLMDYTYFGDVVTFDTIYKTNKEYRPLDVFVGFNQFRQLVIFGATLLYDETIESFK; from the exons ATGGAGGAAGCATTGTGTCCTAAGATTGGCATGGAGTTTCAGTCAGAAGATGAGGCATACAACTTCTACAATAAGTACGAATTAGTTGTTGGGTTCAGTGTTCGAAAAGACTACTTGAACAAGGATAATGATGGTGTAGTTACATCGAAAAG GAATATTCTTGAAACAATCATGGGAAAAGAGGCAGGTGGATTAGGAAATATTGGCTACACTCGTGATGACTTAAAATGCTATCTACGAACAAAAAGAGAGAGGGGATTAAAGTATGGTGAAACTGGTGCAATGCTACGATACTTTGAAgaacaaaaattggaaaatccgTCATTCTTCCATGCAGAGCAGCTTGATTGTGAAGAAcaaattacaaatatattttggatTGATGCATCAATGCTAATGGATTATACCTATTTTGGAGATGTGGTTACATTTGACACCATATATAAAACTAACAAGGAGTACAGACCATTGGACGTATTTGTGGGATTCAATCAATTTAGACAATTGGTTATTTTTGGAGCAACTCTATTGTATGATGAAACCATTGAATCATTCAAGTGA
- the LOC113702459 gene encoding putative late blight resistance protein homolog R1B-16, with translation MLKLHQGVKYLSILLEQEKKLGDEIKDLIGVVVHDAGTLIFSLSVNEIKEGFSKETDLVLFHLYKVLKYMMAELAHNYPLTSPHSSFNYPRSNELGCMDFFLKNLKELARCDEANDSIVFLQDRIQRIEKDLEFLRHVLVNIKEQRYQNGKLQAFWSHVMEAAYKAELLIDSTLVSDKCEDSLDAVARDINLLKIEALEIQNGQIQGVNKTSIHIPSQLIATIHNEDLVGLDDKVKSIIDRLRSGSKQLDFVPIVGMPGIGKTTLANKVYVADSVTSHFHVCGWCYVSQMYSMRSLLVQLLCSISSESPEKYHKKDEDDLAKELKQVLLRNRYLLVLDDLWDIEAWNLLVKSLPNDVNGSRILFTSRLQNLSSKFKPNIEPYYLRQLTDEESWTLLQKKLSDEGGCPPTLSEVGSQIAKTCRGLPLTIVLVAGILATTAQDSWEEVAKSLSSTVLDNEYCMKTLELSYYHLPDYLKPCLLYFGAFREDEVIHVRRLLWLWISKGFVQQTEEKSLEEAAYNYLMALINRSLVMVTDQRTTSGAKACQLHDLVHEFCVEKAKEESFLRIIQSWEDPFSLAEPSSHHRVCVQSSWELKTWELVIVFPNLRCLLLFGYDAFDCEEKPSRILLPKLLRVLDLGDWGSGESFPMEVLLLVHLRYLALCGITSITSAIANLSRLETLIIKHPESNIVLPNTIWNIRTLSYLRTIYWKRGFVFAVGNLEVAPDLDHLDTLNLAIDPLSQNLQKLLKKLPSIRRLKCMRDDESIDDESREATRNCDEILVFDCLSQLESLHLIGFQGYGFKFPLNLKKLTLSKNGQPWSEISTIGKLPNLEVLKLHDSSFIGEEWVMREGEFPNLRVLELLWLDIGSWTASSDNFFRLEKLAVHQCRKLEEVPSCLGECETLEMIEVKWCRESVADSVKQIQQEQMDMGNKDLKTIIEDCYDDTPILSKEWV, from the coding sequence ATGCTAAAACTCCATCAAGGAGTAAAATACTTGAGTATCCTTCTTGAACAGGAGAAGAAACTAGGCGATGAAATTAAGGATCTTATTGGAGTTGTGGTCCATGATGCAGGAACTCTGATCTTCTCCCTTTCTGTCAACGAAATCAAAGAAGGCTTTTCCAAGGAAACAGATCTTGTGTTGTTTCATTTGTACAAAGTTCTCAAGTATATGATGGCAGAGCTTGCGCACAATTATCCACTAACATCGCCACATTCATCATTTAATTATCCTAGATCCAATGAGTTGGGCTGTATggattttttcctaaaaaatctCAAGGAACTAGCAAGGTGTGATGAGGCTAATGATTCAATTGTTTTTCTACAGGATAGAATCCAAAGGATCGAAAAagatcttgaattcttgagacATGTCCTGGTGAATATCAAGGAGCAGCGCTATCAGAATGGAAAGCTCCAAGCTTTTTGGAGTCATGTTATGGAGGCTGCATACAAGGCTGAGTTATTGATTGACTCAACACTAGTTAGTGATAAATGTGAAGATTCTTTGGATGCTGTTGCTAGAGATATCAATCTTCTGAAGATTGAGGCTTTGGAGATCCAAAATGGTCAAATCCAGGGAGTTAACAAGACGTCCATTCACATACCATCACAACTTATTGCCACCATTCACAATGAAGATCTGGTGGGTCTCGATGACAAGGTGAAATCTATCATTGATCGACTTAGGAGTGGATCAAAGCAGTTGGATTTTGTTCCCATTGTAGGTATGCCTGGGATTGGTAAGACCACATTAGCCAATAAAGTTTATGTTGCTGATTCAGTTACGTCACATTTTCATGTGTGTGGCTGGTGTTATGTCTCTCAAATGTATAGCATGCGTAGTTTATTAGTTCAGCTTTTGTGTAGTATTTCTTCTGAGAGTCCTGAAAAATATCATAAGAAGGATGAAGATGATTTGGCCAAGGAGCTAAAGCAAGTTTTGCTGAGAAATAGGTATCTCCTTGTTTTGGACGACTTGTGGGACATTGAGGCATGGAATTTGTTGGTAAAATCATTGCCAAATGATGTCAATGGAAGCAGGATTCTCTTCACCAGCAGATTGCAGAATTTGTCTTCAAAATTCAAACCTAATATTGAGCCTTACTATCTCCGCCAACTTACGGATGAAGAGAGTTGGACATTGCTGCAGAAAAAGCTATCTGACGAAGGAGGTTGTCCTCCAACATTAAGTGAAGTTGGATCTCAAATAGCAAAAACTTGTAGGGGGTTACCCCTTACAATTGTCCTTGTTGCTGGAATTCTTGCTACCACTGCACAAGATAGCTGGGAAGAAGTTGCAAAAAGTCTTAGTTCTACTGTCCTTGACAATGAATATTGCATGAAGACGCTTGAGTTGAGTTATTATCACTTACCAGATTATTTGAAGCCATGCCTTCTATACTTTGGTGCATTTCGAGAAGATGAGGTCATTCATGTCCGAAGGTTGTTATGGCTTTGGATCTCTAAAGGATTCGTGCAACAGACTGAAGAAAAGAGCTTGGAGGAAGCAGCTTACAACTACTTGATGGCTCTAATTAATCGAAGTTTAGTTATGGTTACCGACCAAAGAACTACGAGTGGTGCCAAAGCCTGCCAACTTCATGATTTGGTACACGAGTTTTGTGTGGAAAAAGCCAAAGAAGAAAGTTTTCTACGTATTATTCAAAGTTGGGAAGACCCTTTTAGTCTTGCTGAACCAAGCAGCCACCACCGAGTTTGTGTTCAAAGTAGCTGGGAATTGAAGACTTGGGAGTTAGTGATAGTTTTTCCCAATTTACGCTGTTTGCTGTTGTTTGGATATGATGCTTTTGACTGTGAAGAGAAGCCTTCGAGGATTTTGTTACCTAAGCTTCTTAGAGTGTTGGATTTGGGGGATTGGGGCTCTGGTGAATCATTTCCAATGGAAGTTTTATTGCTTGTTCACTTGAGATACCTGGCTCTCTGTGGAATAACATCAATCACATCTGCAATAGCCAACCTCTCAAGGTTAGAAACTCTCATCATAAAGCATCCAGAGAGTAATATTGTGCTGCCAAATACTATTTGGAACATTAGGACATTGAGTTATCTACGTACTATATATTGGAAAAGAGGTTTTGTTTTTGCAGTTGGAAATCTTGAAGTAGCCCCAGATTTAGATCATTTGGACACGTTAAACCTTGCAATTGATCCCTTGTCTCAAAACTtgcaaaagttactgaaaaaaTTACCAAGCATCCGCAGGCTAAAATGTATGAGAGATGACGAATCAATCGATGACGAATCAAGAGAAGCTACCAGAAATTGTGATGAGATTCTTGTGTTTGACTGTTTGAGTCAACTAGAGTCACTTCATTTGATTGGTTTTCAGGGATATGGGTTTAAATTCCCgttgaatttgaagaagttgactCTCTCAAAGAATGGTCAGCCATGGAGTGAAATTTCGACAATTGGAAAGTTGCCTAATCTTGAAGTGCTTAAATTACACGATTCCTCCTTTATTGGGGAAGAATGGGTAATGAGAGAAGGGGAGTTCCCTAACCTCCGAGTCTTGGAATTATTATGGTTGGACATTGGCAGCTGGACTGCATCTTCTGATAATTTTTTCCGTCTTGAGAAATTGGCTGTGCACCAGTGTAGGAAGCTAGAAGAGGTCCCTTCTTGTTTAGGGGAATGTGAGACTcttgaaatgattgaggtgaaatGGTGCCGTGAGTCTGTTGCGGATTCTGTAAAGCAAATTCAGCAAGAACAGATGGATATGGGAAATAAGGATCTAAAGACCATAATTGAAGATTGTTATGATGATACACCCATTCTCTCCAAAGAATGGGTCTAA